The sequence below is a genomic window from Rhizobium gallicum bv. gallicum R602sp.
CTTCAGCACCTTGCTCTTCTCGTTGCGGATCGCTTCGGCGTCGAAGCTGTTCGGCGGCTCCATGGCGATCATGGCGAGGAGCTGGAACAAATGGTTCGGCACCATGTCGCGCAGCGCGCCCGTCGCGTCGTAAAAGGCGCCGCGACTGCCGACATCGACAGTTTCGGCCGCGGTGATCTGCACATGGTCGATATAGCGGCTGTTCCACAGCGATTCGATCATCATGTTCGCAAAGCGCGCCGTCAGCAGGTTCTGGACGGTCTCCTTGCCGAGGAAATGGTCGAGCCGATAGATCTGGCCCTCGCCGACCTTGTTCAGGATCTGCGCGTTCAGCGCACGGGCCGAGGCGAGGTCGGTTCCAAAGGGCTTTTCGATGGCGATGCGACGGAAGCTATTTTCACTCTCTGCGGCAAGTCCGTGAGCGGCGAGCTTCTCCACGATACCGCCGAAGAAGCGGGGCGGCACGGCGAGATAGAAGGCCGCATTGCCGCCCGGCGCCGACGAGAGCCGTTTGGCGATCTCCAGATAGATATCGTCGCCGGTGAAATCGCCGGAAATATAGCTGATCCGCTGCCGCAACCGTGCCCAGGCCGGATCCTTGACGAGCGGTTCGCCGTCGCCGAGGCCGGCCAGGAAATCGTCTAGCCGTTTGAGCAGCATCTCGTCGCCGCCGGGCTCGATGCCGATGCCAAGTATGTCGAGATCGTCGCCGACCATGGCGCCGCGGGTGAGATTGATGATCGCCGGAACGAGAAGCCGCCGGGTAAGGTCGCCGGTCGCCCCGAAGATGACCAGAGTGGTGGGCGGCGATGGCTTGGCGTCTGGCATAGGGATTGCTCTCCGTGATTGTCAGCGCCGGAATATAAGGCCGCCGGGCGCTACCGCAAGCATGGCCTGTTGTCACCAGGTCTGCTTCTCCTCCCCCATCAAGTCATTGGGCAACGTTCCAAGCGCTCGATCTCGGGCAAGGCTGCGGCAAGCAAGAGGTTGCCCTCTGCGCTGTCAATTATCCTATGCCTGTCACAGCAATCGAGCGCGCCGAAGTCTTTGGGCGCAGGAGGTTCCCTTCAGGGCAAATGAGTCCTTCACGGCGCGAACGCGCAGTGGCTGGATCTCTGTGACAAGCACAAAGATGAGGGAGAGTGTGGTCGCTGCCTTGCCAAATCATCCCCCGGGCACGGCGCGGCGACTGCGTCGCACTCCATGAAACGTGTCGCGCTTAACCCTTCACCGCCACCATGAAAATCCGCGGGAAGCCGAGCAGCACCCGCCCGTCCGCCATCTTCGGATAGGCCTTCTCGACACGCCCGAGATAATCTGCGAGAAACGCCTCGCGATGCTCTTGGTCGGCAGTCGCAAGGTAGGGCATCAGGCCCGTTGCCTTCACCCATTCGACGATGGCCGCGGCATCCGCCATCGGGTGGTTGTAGATCGTGTGCCAGATATCCAGGCGCTCGGATTTGCCGATCAGGCGGCTGTAATAGGCCGACGGCTGGGAAAGGGGATTGCGGCGCACGCTCTTCTTTTCGAAGGCCGTCTTCCATGGTCCGGCATGGGCGCTTTCCTCCATCAGCAGATGCGTCGGCTCGCCGAGATTGTCGGGCATCTGCACGGCGAGCACGCCGCCCCTGGTAAGCCCGTCCATCAGCCGGTCGAAGATGTCGAGATGGTTGGGCAGCCACTGGAAGACGGCATTGGCAAAGAGCAGGTCGGCAGGCTCATTCGGCTGCCAGGTGGCAAGGTCAGCCTCGGTGAAGGTGGTGTCCGGAAGCCGTTTGCGCGCCGCTTCCAGCATGTTGAGGTCGCTGTCGAGGCCGGACACGCCATCCTTGCCGTAGCGGTCGACGATGAGTTGGGTCGAATTTCCCGGCCCGCAACCGAGATCGATCGCCTTGCTGACCCTTTCCAGCGGCACCTGCGCCAGGAGATCGCGCGCCGGGCGCGTCCGCTCATCCTCGAACTTCACATACTGGCTGGCAGACCAGGCCATGGGCACCTCCTGTTTTTACCCGTGTTCCGATACGGCAATGGCTCAAAGCGCGTCATGCTAGCAGCAATTCTTGGCCGATTGTATGCGGCGTGTTGCAGCTGTCTTCGCATTGCCTGCACGAGCGGGCTGCATTATTGATGTCGTTCCTGGGTTGGGGGTTTCATGAGAGCCGGTTTCGTCTTTGCCGCAGTCTGCCTATCGGTCGGCGCGATGTCCGCAAGGGCCGAGCCGGCCGCTCCGCCGATTTTCCTTGTGGAAGACATGGGCAATGCGCGCGACCAGCATGTATCCAGCCATCTGGAGCGCTTTGCCGTCTACAGCGGTGCCGACCGCGCCCTCGATGAAGACGATATCGCCAGGCTCCGGCAGGTCGATGCCGCACGCCAAAGGGCGGCCGCCGCAATGCCGTTCTTCACCGGCGATCTCGATGCCGACGGGCGCATGACGCTCGACGAGTACAAGGTCGCCAACCTCTATGAAAGCCGCGACGAGGCCGAACTCGGCATGAAAGCGCGCTTTGCGAATTTCGATCGCAACGGCGACGGTATCGTGACGCTCGACGAAGCGCTGAAATCACCGCCGCTGCCTCGCATGCCGTTCGCTGACGGACTGAGCAATACGGAACGCGTCGCCGCCCAACTGGCGCTCGACCCCAACAAGGACGGCAAACTGACGGAGGATGAGTTCAAGACGCTCCTCCTTTCCGTCTTCGCCTTCTACGACAAGAACGGCGACGGCGCTCTTTCGAAAGCCGAAAAGGCAGAGCGCGCCGCAACCGTCAGGCATTTTAGGGAAGAGCAGGAGAAGCGCAAGAAGCCGTAGAGAAAGACGGCTTCTTGCGGCCCGTCAGGCCGTTGCGGCCCCTTTGACAATCGCCGCTACATTCGGGACGACCGTCGCGAAACGGTCGGCGATCTCCGCCAGCGCCGTACGATGTACGGTCTCGGCCGGGATCATGCTGCCGAGCGGATCCGGCAGATCGCGGCTTAAGGCGGCGGATTGCCCGAGCGGTCGCGTGCGGCTGACGACGACCCGTTCGATCGCCGATCTCGTCATCGCGCCGCGGCTCGGCGACGTGCTGCGCGGGCTTGCGGACGTCGAACTCGAAATCGTCACCGATATCCGCGTGCAGAGCCTTGCCCAGCGCGAGGCCGATATTGCCCTTTGGCTGCGGCACCCGAAGAACAGTGATCTCACCGGAAAACGCGTGGCGACGATCGGATACGCTTTCTACGCCTCGAAAGCGGCCGCCGAGACTGTTGCGGAAAGCGGGCCAGCCCGCCTCATCGGATTTGACCTGGATAGTGACGGCGTGGCCGAAGCGCGCTGGCTGGAAACGAAATTCGGCCCGGACGCCTTCGTCTTCCGCTCGAGCAGCAATGTCGTGCCGGCAAATGCCGCGGCCGCCGGGCTCGGAATCGCCATGCTTCCGCGCTTCGTCGCAAAACAAAATCCGGCTCTCTGGTCGAGATCGATTGCGGCGAGGCTATGCCCGATCGCGAACTCTGGATGCTTGCCCCGGCCAATCTGGTCGATATCCCGCGCATCCGCGCGGTATGGGATGGCGTGGCCGAGATATTCGCTGTGTCGAAGGATAGGCTCTAAGCCGATCTTGAGGCAGACGCTGACGGATGCCTCGAGCTCTCCGGGCCACGGTTGGTCATCCACCAGATCTCTCTATCGGAAGGAAACGTGACTGCTGACCAGCCGGCCATTGCGAAGATCATGGATCATGAGGCCTGGAGGATCGGTGACAGGCGGTTCATGTGTGGGATCGAGCAGCAAAGGATTGGCGGGACAG
It includes:
- the tam gene encoding trans-aconitate 2-methyltransferase, with the translated sequence MAWSASQYVKFEDERTRPARDLLAQVPLERVSKAIDLGCGPGNSTQLIVDRYGKDGVSGLDSDLNMLEAARKRLPDTTFTEADLATWQPNEPADLLFANAVFQWLPNHLDIFDRLMDGLTRGGVLAVQMPDNLGEPTHLLMEESAHAGPWKTAFEKKSVRRNPLSQPSAYYSRLIGKSERLDIWHTIYNHPMADAAAIVEWVKATGLMPYLATADQEHREAFLADYLGRVEKAYPKMADGRVLLGFPRIFMVAVKG
- a CDS encoding CREC-EF hand family protein — encoded protein: MRAGFVFAAVCLSVGAMSARAEPAAPPIFLVEDMGNARDQHVSSHLERFAVYSGADRALDEDDIARLRQVDAARQRAAAAMPFFTGDLDADGRMTLDEYKVANLYESRDEAELGMKARFANFDRNGDGIVTLDEALKSPPLPRMPFADGLSNTERVAAQLALDPNKDGKLTEDEFKTLLLSVFAFYDKNGDGALSKAEKAERAATVRHFREEQEKRKKP
- the zwf gene encoding glucose-6-phosphate dehydrogenase, which encodes MPDAKPSPPTTLVIFGATGDLTRRLLVPAIINLTRGAMVGDDLDILGIGIEPGGDEMLLKRLDDFLAGLGDGEPLVKDPAWARLRQRISYISGDFTGDDIYLEIAKRLSSAPGGNAAFYLAVPPRFFGGIVEKLAAHGLAAESENSFRRIAIEKPFGTDLASARALNAQILNKVGEGQIYRLDHFLGKETVQNLLTARFANMMIESLWNSRYIDHVQITAAETVDVGSRGAFYDATGALRDMVPNHLFQLLAMIAMEPPNSFDAEAIRNEKSKVLKALRVFTPEEAATHGVRGVYSGGTLNGVEIPAYHQTPQVAPGSKTETFVALKLYADTWRWAGVPFYLRTGKAMTLRDTEIVVEFQPVPFAQFRETDVTRRLPPNRLVIQVQPDEGMSLEISIKSPGLSVDTVPVSLDFRYADQFDIGKMTGYESLIYDLLIGDQTLFQRADGIEAGWAAVQPFLDLWAKGGEPEAYAPGSMGPACAEGLIERDRRQWHALDVVHAKHK
- a CDS encoding LysR substrate-binding domain-containing protein, giving the protein MRLTTTRSIADLVIAPRLGDVLRGLADVELEIVTDIRVQSLAQREADIALWLRHPKNSDLTGKRVATIGYAFYASKAAAETVAESGPARLIGFDLDSDGVAEARWLETKFGPDAFVFRSSSNVVPANAAAAGLGIAMLPRFVAKQNPALWSRSIAARLCPIANSGCLPRPIWSISRASARYGMAWPRYSLCRRIGSKPILRQTLTDASSSPGHGWSSTRSLYRKET